From a region of the Chitinophaga caseinilytica genome:
- the nusA gene encoding transcription termination factor NusA, with amino-acid sequence MASINLIESFTEFKEAENIDRPTLMKVLEDVFKTLLRKKYGSDENFDVIVNTEKGDLEILRRRTIVEDGTVEDENAQVAYSEAILIEPDYQVGEDLYEEVEILDFGRRAILAAKQTLTARIGDLKKNILVKKYGDRVGEIVTGEVYQVWKKEVLLLDDEGNELILPKSEQIPTDYFKKGENVRAVVKKVELKNNSPLIILSRTHPSFLAKLLEIEVPEIFDGLIVIKKIVREPGERAKVAVESYDDRIDPVGACVGMKGSRIHGIVRELRNENIDIINYTANIQLLIQRALTPARISRMEVDNENKYASVYLKPDQVSLAIGKKGVNIKLACELTGYEIDVFRDEEQEQTEFDIDLEEFSDEIEPWIIDELKRIGCDTARSVLDLTAEELVRRSDLEEETVTEVRRILQEEFEKE; translated from the coding sequence ATGGCTAGTATTAACCTGATTGAGTCATTCACCGAGTTTAAGGAGGCCGAGAATATCGACCGGCCAACGCTGATGAAAGTGTTGGAGGACGTGTTTAAGACCCTGTTGCGCAAGAAGTATGGCTCAGATGAGAACTTTGACGTGATCGTAAATACTGAGAAAGGTGACCTGGAAATCCTCCGCCGCCGCACCATCGTGGAAGATGGTACCGTAGAAGACGAGAACGCGCAGGTTGCTTATTCCGAAGCCATTTTGATCGAGCCGGATTACCAGGTAGGTGAGGATTTGTATGAGGAAGTGGAAATACTGGACTTCGGGCGGCGCGCCATCCTGGCAGCGAAGCAAACGCTGACCGCCCGCATCGGCGACCTGAAAAAGAACATCCTTGTAAAGAAATATGGTGACCGTGTGGGTGAGATCGTGACCGGGGAAGTTTACCAGGTGTGGAAAAAAGAAGTTTTATTATTGGATGATGAAGGGAATGAACTAATATTGCCTAAATCCGAACAGATACCGACGGATTATTTCAAGAAAGGTGAGAACGTGAGAGCGGTCGTGAAGAAAGTGGAACTGAAGAATAACTCCCCGCTGATCATCCTTTCCAGAACGCATCCCTCCTTCCTGGCCAAACTCCTCGAAATTGAGGTTCCGGAAATTTTCGACGGCCTTATCGTGATCAAAAAGATCGTGCGCGAGCCCGGCGAAAGAGCCAAAGTTGCCGTGGAATCCTATGACGACCGTATCGACCCCGTAGGTGCCTGCGTGGGTATGAAAGGAAGCCGGATTCACGGCATCGTTCGTGAACTCCGCAACGAGAACATTGACATCATCAATTACACCGCCAATATCCAGCTCCTGATCCAGCGTGCCCTCACGCCCGCCCGCATCAGCCGGATGGAAGTGGATAATGAAAATAAGTACGCCTCCGTTTACCTTAAACCCGACCAGGTATCACTGGCCATCGGTAAAAAAGGCGTCAACATTAAACTGGCCTGCGAATTGACCGGATATGAAATCGACGTATTCCGCGACGAAGAACAGGAACAGACAGAATTTGACATCGACCTGGAAGAATTCTCCGACGAGATCGAACCCTGGATCATCGACGAGCTGAAACGCATCGGTTGCGACACCGCCCGCAGCGTGCTCGACCTGACCGCCGAAGAGCTGGTTCGCCGCTCAGACCTCGAGGAGGAAACCGTAACGGAAGTGAGAAGGATCCTCCAGGAAGAATTTGAAAAAGAATAA
- a CDS encoding DUF4834 family protein, whose translation MGSLLRLLFYILAIWFLYKLIFEFIVPVYRGTKQVRRQMRDMQDAMRQQFEQQQRQQQQQQQAGPQVPPQAQEPVRKRDDGDYIDFEEIK comes from the coding sequence ATGGGATCGCTATTAAGATTACTTTTCTATATCCTCGCGATATGGTTCTTATATAAACTGATTTTCGAATTCATCGTTCCGGTTTACCGTGGCACCAAGCAGGTGCGCCGCCAGATGCGCGACATGCAGGACGCCATGCGCCAGCAGTTCGAGCAACAGCAACGCCAGCAACAACAACAGCAGCAGGCCGGGCCGCAGGTACCTCCCCAGGCACAGGAACCCGTGCGCAAGCGCGACGATGGCGATTACATCGACTTCGAGGAAATCAAATAA
- a CDS encoding site-specific integrase → MRQDHQTFSILFWLNRSRMKDGCPTIYLRLTLDMKRAEISTNRQVAESQWNQVGQCVRGTSPDAKALNQQLTLMKADLLRHFSHLLALGQRVTAESLKNAYLGVREKDKTLLEAYDFHIRRFSEKVAVGKKSVGSLKRLSVGKNKVIAFMKHQYKVSDKPLSELRLAFAGDFEHFLTTHQEMTGNTATKYLKLLKQVVKIAVEQGWLASSPFSGFKCPYEEPDRERLTMDEVMRIYNTEMHIDRLREVRDVYIFCCFTGYAYQDVYNLMQNDVTTGIDGEKWIIKNRIKTDNPERVPLLPIPMEIISRYKNHPYCQETGRLLPVNSNQRYNAYLKEIAVLCNIDKHLTTHTARHTFATTVTLEHDVPIETVSQLLGHRSIRTTQIYAKVTQRKISNNMQALRVKLEKQY, encoded by the coding sequence ATGCGACAAGATCATCAAACCTTCTCCATCCTTTTTTGGCTGAACCGAAGCCGTATGAAAGACGGGTGCCCCACTATTTATTTACGGTTAACCCTGGACATGAAGCGGGCGGAGATTTCCACCAACCGGCAGGTAGCGGAATCGCAGTGGAACCAGGTGGGCCAGTGTGTCCGGGGGACTTCTCCCGACGCGAAGGCGCTGAACCAGCAATTGACCCTCATGAAAGCCGATCTCCTCCGCCATTTCAGTCACTTGTTGGCACTGGGGCAGCGGGTGACGGCGGAAAGTCTTAAAAATGCTTACCTCGGCGTCCGGGAGAAGGACAAGACGTTGCTGGAAGCCTACGACTTCCACATCCGGCGGTTTTCGGAAAAGGTGGCCGTGGGGAAGAAATCCGTCGGCTCCCTGAAACGGTTGAGCGTCGGGAAGAATAAGGTGATCGCTTTCATGAAGCACCAGTACAAAGTATCAGATAAGCCATTATCGGAGCTGAGGCTTGCTTTCGCGGGGGATTTCGAGCATTTCCTGACGACGCATCAGGAGATGACGGGGAACACGGCGACGAAATACCTCAAGCTATTGAAGCAAGTTGTCAAGATCGCAGTGGAACAGGGGTGGCTGGCCAGCTCACCCTTCTCCGGGTTTAAATGCCCCTACGAAGAGCCAGACCGAGAGCGGCTGACAATGGACGAGGTGATGAGGATCTATAACACTGAAATGCACATCGACCGGCTGCGGGAAGTCCGAGACGTGTATATCTTTTGTTGCTTCACCGGCTACGCCTATCAGGACGTTTACAATCTCATGCAGAACGATGTGACCACGGGGATCGATGGGGAGAAGTGGATAATTAAGAACCGTATCAAGACGGATAACCCTGAGCGGGTGCCGTTGCTCCCGATCCCGATGGAAATAATCTCCCGGTATAAAAACCATCCATATTGCCAGGAGACGGGGCGGCTACTCCCGGTGAACAGTAACCAACGGTATAATGCTTACTTAAAGGAAATCGCGGTCTTATGCAATATCGACAAGCATTTGACTACCCACACGGCCCGGCATACGTTTGCGACTACGGTGACTTTGGAGCATGATGTGCCGATTGAGACGGTGAGCCAACTATTGGGGCATCGGAGTATTAGGACAACGCAGATTTATGCAAAGGTGACCCAGCGGAAGATTAGTAATAATATGCAGGCGTTGAGAGTTAAATTAGAAAAACAATATTAA
- a CDS encoding KGGVGR-motif variant AAA ATPase, giving the protein MKTITFYSYKGGVGRSLALANIATKLAEFGKKVCMLDFDLEAPGLHIKFGDYISSKDIKPGIVDYIYEFSNHHKVPENIIDFTIEIGIQQDPSKKIFLISAGDPSVKDYWKKLALLNWNKLFYEKNSLGVDFFYNLKAQIAHQIAPDFLLIDSRTGITDIAGITMSILADEIVLMAANNKENLDGIGQVLSSLVIPKNTINNSIPKINIVLSRIPFFADPKEKPMETNIKNAAIRNLNNLLLKKEIHHFKVQKIFVIHSDSDLEMQESFKINPKSNNPFSTVNVPITTDYLELFEELTTGMFGADEIGELGNFRNAVILFERALNSVEVVDKIRLLADAVKLYPNYHHAYFFLGLAYYQLNQYEKSLESFDNASKISSQYDNQIIFYRAAILEKQGQLHKIISLLEANIGNDYMPALNHMMLGTTYSKLKNYTTAINHYKEAISLDPENPEVWNFLAHILRMLGRFEEGFDAVYKALDLNPQFSTATCTLAELHAATGNKREFYKNFDLALSFGLKSEFLQRILKEDSLYKEFFNDKKFLAILEKYQIELDWDILKTKN; this is encoded by the coding sequence ATGAAGACAATAACATTTTACTCATATAAGGGTGGAGTAGGCCGCTCACTCGCTTTAGCAAACATTGCGACTAAACTTGCTGAATTTGGCAAGAAAGTATGTATGCTAGATTTCGATCTTGAAGCCCCAGGCTTACACATAAAATTTGGGGATTACATCAGCTCTAAAGATATTAAGCCTGGTATTGTTGACTATATCTATGAATTTTCAAATCATCATAAGGTTCCAGAAAACATTATTGATTTCACAATAGAGATTGGAATACAACAAGATCCTAGTAAGAAAATTTTTTTGATCTCCGCAGGAGATCCTTCTGTGAAAGATTATTGGAAAAAACTAGCATTATTAAATTGGAATAAATTATTTTATGAGAAGAATAGTCTCGGTGTAGATTTTTTTTACAATCTTAAAGCTCAAATTGCACATCAGATAGCTCCTGATTTTCTGTTGATCGACTCACGTACCGGCATAACTGATATCGCCGGTATTACCATGTCAATTTTAGCGGACGAAATTGTATTAATGGCGGCTAATAACAAAGAAAATTTAGACGGCATTGGACAAGTTCTCTCCTCTTTAGTTATTCCCAAAAACACCATCAACAATTCAATACCTAAGATCAATATTGTTCTTTCAAGAATTCCCTTTTTCGCCGACCCAAAGGAAAAGCCTATGGAGACAAATATTAAAAACGCTGCGATAAGGAATTTGAATAATTTGCTGCTAAAAAAGGAAATTCATCATTTTAAGGTGCAGAAAATTTTTGTCATTCATTCAGATTCCGATCTGGAAATGCAAGAGAGCTTTAAGATAAATCCAAAAAGTAATAATCCTTTTAGCACAGTGAATGTTCCTATTACTACTGATTATCTGGAGTTGTTCGAAGAGCTAACCACTGGTATGTTTGGTGCCGATGAAATTGGTGAATTAGGAAACTTTAGAAATGCCGTTATCCTATTTGAGAGAGCATTAAATTCTGTTGAAGTTGTAGATAAGATAAGATTATTGGCGGATGCAGTCAAACTATATCCCAACTATCATCATGCATACTTTTTTCTTGGCCTAGCATACTATCAACTAAATCAATACGAAAAATCTTTGGAATCGTTTGATAATGCTTCAAAAATTTCATCTCAATATGATAATCAAATAATCTTCTACCGAGCTGCTATATTGGAGAAGCAAGGCCAATTACATAAAATTATTTCTCTACTGGAAGCAAATATTGGAAATGACTATATGCCTGCTCTAAATCACATGATGTTGGGTACGACTTATTCAAAACTAAAAAATTATACAACTGCTATAAACCATTACAAGGAGGCTATCTCTTTAGATCCTGAGAACCCAGAGGTATGGAACTTTCTTGCTCACATTTTACGTATGTTAGGCCGATTTGAGGAAGGTTTCGACGCAGTATACAAAGCCCTTGACTTAAACCCACAATTTAGCACTGCTACCTGTACGCTCGCCGAATTGCATGCAGCTACCGGAAATAAGAGAGAATTTTATAAAAATTTTGACCTTGCACTTTCATTTGGTCTAAAAAGCGAATTCTTACAAAGAATCCTTAAAGAAGACTCCTTATATAAAGAATTTTTTAATGATAAAAAGTTCTTAGCAATCCTTGAAAAGTATCAAATTGAACTTGATTGGGATATACTAAAAACTAAAAATTAA
- a CDS encoding DUF2752 domain-containing protein has protein sequence MILRIQPELVAWTAGLVLLACMDPHADLPSLCVWRWIGLGKCPGCGLGHSISHLFHAHWQESWNAHKLGAPVLAVLLWRIGQLTKSQIHSFRHG, from the coding sequence ATGATTCTCCGCATTCAGCCAGAACTGGTGGCCTGGACGGCCGGCCTCGTTTTACTCGCGTGCATGGACCCGCATGCGGACCTTCCCAGCCTCTGCGTCTGGCGATGGATCGGGCTCGGGAAATGCCCCGGTTGCGGACTCGGCCATTCCATTTCCCACCTTTTCCACGCCCATTGGCAGGAAAGCTGGAATGCCCACAAGCTCGGCGCCCCCGTACTGGCGGTGCTGCTCTGGCGGATCGGACAATTGACCAAATCGCAAATTCATTCTTTCCGACATGGATAA
- the rimP gene encoding ribosome maturation factor yields the protein MANEQVTARIQEMLDALLADRPEYFVVDIRIKPTNNVKVYVDADSGASIDKLVSLNRQLYPQLEAAGLFPDNDFSLEVSSPGLDEPLKTHRQFVKNVGRKVEVTLLDGTVKEGKLTAATEEALTLEETVGKKKEIIVSNINLNEIKHTKVCIVF from the coding sequence ATGGCAAACGAACAAGTTACGGCGCGGATACAGGAAATGCTGGACGCGCTGCTGGCCGACAGGCCGGAATATTTCGTGGTGGATATCAGGATCAAGCCTACCAATAATGTGAAGGTTTACGTGGATGCTGACAGCGGCGCGTCGATCGACAAGCTGGTGTCGCTGAACCGGCAATTGTACCCTCAGCTGGAAGCGGCCGGTCTTTTCCCCGACAATGATTTTTCGCTGGAAGTGTCTTCACCGGGGCTCGATGAGCCTTTGAAGACGCATCGGCAATTTGTGAAGAACGTGGGCCGGAAGGTGGAGGTGACTTTGCTGGACGGGACCGTTAAAGAAGGAAAGCTCACGGCGGCAACCGAAGAAGCGCTGACCCTCGAGGAAACGGTAGGGAAAAAGAAAGAAATCATAGTATCTAACATCAATTTAAACGAAATCAAGCACACAAAGGTGTGCATCGTGTTTTAA
- a CDS encoding TM2 domain-containing protein: protein MDNFYYASLPGIDQEEMIWLEELTKKFDPETRKKFLFLYQSRRKDPQTILLTCLVGLIGPNGIHRFLLDQILLGILFVVTFGFCLIGTIIDAVNYRKLTWEYNKQVSLEVAAMLSRTWTDR from the coding sequence ATGGATAACTTTTATTACGCTTCCCTTCCCGGCATCGACCAGGAAGAAATGATCTGGCTCGAAGAGCTGACCAAAAAATTCGACCCCGAAACGCGGAAAAAATTCCTGTTCCTGTATCAATCCCGCCGAAAAGACCCGCAAACCATCCTTTTGACCTGCCTCGTCGGGCTCATCGGCCCCAACGGCATCCACCGTTTCCTGCTCGACCAGATCCTCCTCGGCATCCTGTTCGTCGTAACTTTCGGGTTCTGCCTCATCGGCACCATCATCGACGCCGTGAATTACCGCAAGCTCACCTGGGAATATAACAAACAAGTTAGTCTGGAAGTAGCGGCCATGCTCAGCAGGACCTGGACGGATCGTTAA
- a CDS encoding HAD family phosphatase yields the protein MQGIRHIIFDLGGVILNIDISLTARAFESLGLDNFGKHYSQAHVSTLFNDLETGRVSEQEFVDKMKSVLPEGTTDQQVIDAWNALLLDYPVARLQLLQQLRNHYDLFLLSNTNAIHMKAFNKILERERGIPSLAAFFDKTYYSHLMGCRKPEPEAWQMVLDENGLKPEHTLFIDDTLPNVEAARALGIQSVHLQSPGTVLDIFKPKK from the coding sequence ATGCAAGGAATCAGACACATCATTTTCGACCTCGGGGGCGTGATCCTCAACATCGATATCAGCCTCACCGCCCGCGCTTTCGAATCGCTCGGGCTCGACAATTTCGGGAAGCATTACTCCCAGGCGCACGTCAGCACCCTGTTCAACGATCTCGAGACCGGGCGCGTTTCCGAGCAGGAGTTCGTAGACAAAATGAAGAGCGTGCTGCCGGAAGGCACTACCGACCAGCAGGTGATCGACGCCTGGAACGCATTGTTGCTGGATTACCCCGTGGCGCGGCTGCAGTTGCTGCAGCAGTTGCGGAACCACTACGACCTTTTCCTGCTGAGCAATACCAACGCGATCCATATGAAAGCGTTCAACAAAATTCTGGAAAGGGAACGCGGTATTCCGTCGCTGGCCGCGTTTTTCGATAAAACGTATTATTCTCACCTCATGGGCTGCCGCAAGCCGGAGCCGGAAGCCTGGCAGATGGTGCTGGACGAAAACGGCCTTAAGCCCGAGCATACCCTGTTCATAGACGACACGCTGCCCAACGTGGAAGCCGCGCGGGCACTGGGTATCCAGTCGGTACACCTGCAATCGCCCGGCACCGTGCTGGATATCTTCAAGCCGAAAAAGTAA
- the infB gene encoding translation initiation factor IF-2, with protein sequence MPEVTNNTPRLLAAAKEFNIGKETLIDFLAGKGYDMDGFGSPNARLTAQMYHALQNEFQQDKANKRKSDQIALPKGTVLDAAKKKEKEEAELAAKKKEEADAAAKKAEPAPAKPEPAPAPQPEPAPQAAPQPEARTEQPAPKPEPAPAPQPKPVAEAQPEPKPEPAPEPKEKAPEPKAEKTEEVVKPESPKINGPRIMGTIDLEALNPANRKKAAKPEPEEEKPAPAPAPQEPKPAAEAKPEPKPQPAPEPKAVKEEAPAQPAPAPQPEKPAAEAKPEPKPVAEAKPEPKPEPKPAAKEEAAPAPAPKAESAPAAAPEAPAAPSTPDAGGSEEAGSVIENIQATRLSGPKVIGKIELPVSQDRRDNKGGFNKDEKRKRKRIVIEKKPEPIKPGEFAREGGQPGQRGPGQHGGGQQGGQHGGNRGPGGPGQRGPGQHGGQQGNRGPGGHRGNRGPGGHQGNRGPGGGHQGNRGPGNRNQRPGQGNFGQGAPRGPQDREIDKNEIQNKIKETMAKLGGNTRGGKNSKASRRRDKRHEMAEREAMNSADGNKLQVTEFLSVSELATLMDVSFAEVISKCMGLGIMVSINQRLDAEVIELVSGEFGYEVEFIGIDDATDDEEDEVEDAPEDLEPRAPIVTIMGHVDHGKTSLLDYIRNANVVAGEAGGITQHIGAYQVTTSSGKKVTFLDTPGHEAFTAMRARGAKVADIAVIVVAADDAIMPQTREAISHSQAAGLPMVFAINKVDKDGANPEKIKEQLAGMNILVEDWGGKYQSQEISAKNGLNIDVLLEKILLEAELLDLKANPNREASGTVIEATLDKGRGYVTTVLVQNGSLSQGDTILSGSHFGKIKAMFNERGQRVEKVGPSAPVQLLGLNGAPQAGEKFRMYEDESEAKDLANRRAQIVREQGIRTKKHITLDEIGRRLALGNFKQLNLIIKGDVDGSVEALSDSLQKLSTEEIVVSVVLKGVGQITESDVLLATASDALVIGFQVRPSLNAARLAEKENIEIRTYSIIYDAIDELKSAMEGMLEPKIEKKVTANVEIRETYKFDKATVAGCFVLDGKLFRNSRINLVRDGIVVHTGELQSLKRYKDDVKEVVSGMECGLSIKNYSDLKVGDIVEGFEEVEVKRTL encoded by the coding sequence ATGCCTGAAGTAACAAACAACACACCGAGATTGCTGGCCGCAGCCAAGGAATTCAACATTGGCAAGGAAACGCTGATCGATTTCCTAGCCGGTAAAGGCTATGATATGGATGGATTCGGTTCTCCCAACGCCCGTCTCACCGCCCAGATGTATCACGCGCTGCAGAATGAGTTCCAACAGGATAAGGCCAACAAGCGTAAAAGCGACCAGATCGCTTTGCCGAAAGGAACGGTGTTAGACGCAGCCAAGAAGAAGGAGAAGGAAGAGGCAGAACTGGCAGCGAAGAAAAAAGAGGAAGCAGACGCAGCCGCCAAAAAAGCGGAACCCGCGCCCGCCAAACCGGAACCCGCTCCCGCGCCCCAGCCTGAGCCCGCTCCCCAGGCGGCCCCCCAACCGGAGGCCCGCACAGAGCAGCCTGCGCCCAAGCCGGAACCGGCCCCCGCTCCCCAACCCAAACCCGTAGCCGAAGCCCAACCCGAGCCCAAACCCGAACCGGCCCCCGAGCCGAAGGAAAAGGCGCCCGAACCCAAAGCCGAGAAAACGGAAGAGGTCGTGAAACCGGAATCGCCCAAGATCAACGGTCCCCGCATCATGGGCACCATCGATCTCGAAGCCCTCAATCCCGCCAACCGCAAGAAAGCCGCCAAACCCGAACCGGAAGAAGAAAAACCGGCCCCGGCCCCCGCTCCCCAGGAGCCCAAACCTGCCGCTGAAGCCAAACCTGAGCCCAAGCCGCAGCCCGCTCCCGAGCCTAAAGCCGTAAAGGAAGAAGCTCCCGCCCAACCGGCCCCCGCACCGCAGCCCGAAAAGCCTGCCGCCGAAGCCAAACCGGAGCCCAAACCCGTAGCCGAAGCCAAACCCGAACCGAAGCCGGAACCCAAACCCGCCGCTAAAGAAGAAGCCGCACCCGCTCCCGCCCCCAAAGCGGAATCAGCACCCGCAGCAGCTCCCGAAGCTCCCGCCGCCCCCAGCACTCCTGACGCCGGCGGCAGCGAAGAAGCCGGTTCCGTGATCGAAAATATCCAGGCCACCCGCCTCTCCGGCCCCAAAGTGATCGGGAAGATCGAACTCCCCGTTTCGCAAGACCGTAGAGACAATAAAGGCGGCTTCAACAAAGACGAAAAACGTAAGCGCAAGCGCATCGTTATAGAAAAGAAACCCGAGCCCATTAAACCCGGCGAATTCGCCCGCGAAGGCGGACAGCCAGGCCAGCGCGGCCCCGGTCAACATGGTGGTGGCCAGCAAGGCGGCCAGCATGGTGGCAACCGCGGCCCCGGAGGCCCCGGCCAGCGCGGCCCCGGCCAACACGGCGGCCAGCAGGGCAATCGTGGTCCCGGCGGTCACCGGGGCAACCGTGGCCCCGGCGGTCATCAGGGTAATCGCGGCCCCGGCGGCGGCCATCAAGGCAACCGCGGCCCCGGCAACCGTAACCAACGGCCCGGTCAGGGTAACTTCGGTCAGGGCGCTCCCCGCGGACCGCAAGACCGTGAAATCGATAAGAACGAGATCCAGAACAAGATCAAGGAAACCATGGCCAAACTGGGTGGCAACACCCGCGGAGGCAAAAACTCCAAAGCCAGCCGCCGCCGCGATAAGCGTCACGAAATGGCAGAACGCGAGGCCATGAATTCCGCAGACGGCAACAAACTGCAGGTAACCGAGTTCCTCTCCGTGAGCGAACTGGCCACCCTGATGGACGTTTCCTTCGCAGAAGTGATCTCGAAATGTATGGGTCTCGGTATCATGGTATCCATCAACCAGCGTCTCGACGCCGAGGTGATCGAGCTCGTATCCGGAGAATTCGGGTATGAAGTGGAATTCATCGGGATCGACGATGCTACCGACGACGAAGAAGACGAAGTTGAAGACGCTCCGGAAGATCTGGAACCGCGCGCTCCCATCGTGACCATCATGGGCCACGTAGACCACGGTAAGACCTCCCTGCTCGACTATATCCGTAACGCGAACGTGGTAGCCGGTGAAGCCGGGGGCATTACCCAGCACATCGGTGCCTACCAGGTAACCACCTCCTCGGGCAAGAAAGTAACCTTCCTCGATACCCCGGGTCACGAAGCCTTTACGGCCATGCGTGCGCGTGGTGCCAAAGTGGCCGACATCGCCGTGATCGTGGTGGCGGCAGACGATGCCATCATGCCCCAGACGCGTGAGGCTATCTCCCACTCCCAGGCCGCCGGCCTGCCGATGGTATTCGCCATCAACAAAGTGGATAAAGACGGCGCCAACCCTGAGAAAATCAAGGAACAGCTTGCCGGTATGAACATCCTCGTAGAAGACTGGGGTGGTAAATACCAAAGCCAGGAAATCTCCGCTAAAAACGGTTTGAATATCGACGTCCTGCTGGAAAAAATCCTGCTGGAAGCCGAACTGCTCGACCTGAAAGCCAACCCGAACCGCGAAGCATCCGGTACGGTGATCGAAGCTACGCTCGACAAGGGCCGCGGCTACGTAACCACGGTGCTCGTGCAGAACGGTTCCCTCAGCCAGGGAGATACGATCCTGTCTGGTTCCCACTTCGGCAAGATCAAGGCCATGTTCAACGAACGCGGACAACGCGTCGAGAAAGTAGGCCCTTCCGCCCCTGTTCAGCTGCTCGGCCTCAACGGCGCGCCGCAGGCAGGTGAGAAGTTCAGGATGTACGAAGACGAATCCGAAGCGAAAGACCTCGCCAACCGCAGAGCCCAGATCGTCCGCGAACAAGGTATCCGTACGAAGAAACACATTACCCTCGACGAGATCGGCCGCCGTCTTGCCCTCGGCAACTTCAAGCAGCTGAACCTCATCATCAAGGGCGACGTGGACGGTTCCGTGGAAGCACTGTCCGACTCCCTGCAGAAACTGTCTACAGAAGAGATCGTAGTGAGCGTGGTATTGAAAGGCGTAGGTCAGATCACCGAATCCGACGTACTGCTGGCTACCGCATCCGACGCACTCGTGATCGGCTTCCAGGTGCGCCCCTCGCTCAATGCAGCACGCCTCGCCGAGAAAGAGAATATCGAAATCCGCACCTACTCCATCATCTACGACGCCATCGACGAGCTCAAATCCGCGATGGAAGGGATGCTGGAACCGAAAATCGAGAAAAAGGTTACCGCGAACGTCGAAATCCGTGAAACCTACAAATTCGACAAGGCTACCGTTGCGGGCTGTTTCGTGCTCGATGGCAAACTCTTCCGCAATTCGCGCATCAACCTCGTTCGCGATGGTATCGTAGTACACACCGGCGAACTGCAATCACTGAAACGTTACAAAGACGACGTGAAAGAAGTGGTTTCCGGCATGGAATGCGGTCTCTCCATCAAAAACTACAGCGACCTCAAAGTCGGCGACATCGTCGAAGGCTTCGAAGAAGTGGAAGTTAAACGTACCCTCTAA
- a CDS encoding type II toxin-antitoxin system HigB family toxin, which produces MVHIIKTKSINDYISNNPNSGNALWAWHDIVRTASWEKPQDIVETFGAKAVDILPTWKNTACNRAVIDIKGNHLRVILKYQFHVKLKQARIYIKWIGTHAEYDKLCDLNKQYEVEMFK; this is translated from the coding sequence ATGGTGCACATCATCAAAACAAAATCAATAAATGATTATATAAGCAATAATCCGAATTCAGGTAACGCTCTCTGGGCTTGGCACGACATCGTCCGCACAGCGAGTTGGGAAAAGCCGCAAGATATAGTGGAAACGTTTGGAGCAAAGGCTGTTGACATACTTCCGACATGGAAAAATACTGCTTGTAATCGAGCTGTAATTGATATAAAAGGAAACCACTTGCGTGTAATCCTTAAGTATCAGTTTCATGTCAAGCTCAAGCAAGCTAGAATTTATATCAAATGGATTGGCACACACGCAGAATATGATAAACTGTGCGACTTGAACAAACAATACGAAGTTGAAATGTTTAAATAA